A window from Actinomycetospora corticicola encodes these proteins:
- a CDS encoding polyadenylate-specific 3'-exoribonuclease AS, whose product MARIFYDCEFIEDGTTIDLVSLGAVDEHGGEFYAISRAFDPMKAGPWVRKNVLDKLPPSSDPAWRSRLQLREDFHAFVTAGPGAVELWAWNAPYDHVVVAQLWGAMPDLPRNLPRFTRDLRQRWDDVGRPELPPAPPDAHDALADARHNLVKWKVIDEIWRARMGDPE is encoded by the coding sequence GTGGCACGGATCTTCTACGACTGCGAGTTCATCGAGGACGGGACGACGATCGACCTCGTCTCCCTCGGGGCGGTCGACGAACACGGCGGCGAGTTCTACGCGATCTCGCGGGCGTTCGACCCGATGAAGGCCGGTCCGTGGGTCCGGAAGAACGTGCTGGACAAGCTCCCGCCGTCGTCGGACCCCGCCTGGCGCAGCCGGCTGCAGCTGCGCGAGGACTTCCACGCCTTCGTGACGGCGGGTCCGGGCGCGGTCGAGCTCTGGGCGTGGAACGCGCCGTACGACCACGTGGTCGTCGCCCAGCTCTGGGGCGCGATGCCCGACCTGCCGCGCAACCTCCCGCGCTTCACCCGTGACCTGCGGCAGCGCTGGGACGACGTCGGGCGTCCCGAGCTCCCGCCGGCCCCGCCGGACGCGCACGACGCCCTCGCCGACGCCCGGCACAACCTCGTCAAGTGGAAGGTCATCGACGAGATCTGGCGCGCACGCATGGGCGACCCGGAATGA
- a CDS encoding NAD(P)-dependent oxidoreductase, with amino-acid sequence MRIGLVGGGFPEVRRCLTEALADLAIPELDGAELVDVPHSAPVPADVLAPLGSTIDGPLIDACGARLVQQFGVGVSGVDLDAARERGIPVANVPGGSSGNATAVAEIALLLLLALLRRYEEARAGVAEKVVGAPMGSTLRGRTVAVLGTGDIGVEVATRLRAFGVRVVGIGRREAAAYPEASAVVDEYRRGDLPAALAGCDDLVVACPLTEETRGIVADAALAALNPAGHVVNVARGPVVDRDALLAALASGRLAGAGLDVTWVEPIDPHDELLGHNVLVTPHVGGITEESYAGMARGFVTNVGRFLRGEPIQHRVA; translated from the coding sequence GTGCGCATCGGGCTGGTCGGTGGCGGCTTCCCGGAGGTCCGCCGGTGTCTCACCGAGGCGCTGGCGGACCTCGCGATCCCGGAGCTGGACGGGGCCGAGCTGGTGGACGTGCCCCACTCCGCCCCCGTGCCGGCCGACGTGCTCGCCCCGCTGGGCAGCACGATCGACGGCCCGTTGATCGACGCCTGCGGGGCGCGTCTGGTCCAGCAGTTCGGGGTGGGGGTCTCCGGGGTCGACCTCGACGCCGCCCGCGAGCGGGGGATCCCGGTCGCCAACGTGCCCGGCGGCTCGTCCGGGAACGCCACGGCCGTCGCCGAGATCGCCCTGCTCCTGCTGCTGGCCCTGCTGCGCCGCTACGAGGAGGCGCGGGCGGGTGTGGCCGAGAAGGTCGTCGGGGCGCCCATGGGCAGCACGTTGCGCGGCCGGACGGTGGCGGTCCTCGGCACCGGGGACATCGGGGTCGAGGTGGCCACGCGGCTGCGGGCGTTCGGCGTCCGCGTGGTCGGCATCGGGCGCCGGGAGGCCGCCGCGTACCCGGAGGCGTCCGCGGTCGTCGACGAGTACCGCCGCGGCGACCTCCCCGCCGCCCTGGCCGGGTGCGACGACCTCGTCGTGGCCTGCCCGCTGACCGAGGAGACGCGGGGCATCGTCGCCGACGCCGCGCTGGCGGCCCTGAACCCCGCCGGGCACGTGGTCAACGTGGCGCGCGGCCCCGTCGTCGACCGCGACGCGCTCCTGGCCGCGCTGGCCTCCGGACGCCTGGCCGGGGCGGGGCTCGACGTCACGTGGGTCGAGCCGATCGACCCCCACGACGAGCTGCTGGGGCACAACGTCCTGGTCACCCCGCACGTCGGCGGCATCACCGAGGAGTCGTACGCCGGGATGGCGCGGGGCTTCGTGACGAACGTCGGTCGCTTCCTCCGAGGGGAACCGATCCAGCACCGGGTGGCGTGA
- a CDS encoding class II 3-deoxy-7-phosphoheptulonate synthase, with the protein MRERLDAALSRPAAQQPAWPDPSAVTDARTVLEHVPPITVPAEIDRLRGQLAAVARGEAFLLQGGDCAETFADNTEPHLRGNIRTLLQMAVVLTYGASTPVVKIGRIAGQYAKPRSSDVDAFGLPSYRGDMVNSLAGNAELRIPDPGRMIRAYANASAAMNLTRALTSGGMADLHEVHDWNREFVANSAAGERYEAVAAEIDRALRFMSACGVTDHSLHSTEIYASHEALVLDYERALLRLDSTRRGDDDPRLFSLGAHFLWIGERTRALDGAHIAFAELLANPIGLKIGPGTTPEQAVEYVERLDPNHEPGRLTLISRMGAGKVREVLPGIVEKVTASGHQVIWQCDPMHGNTYEATTGFKTRHFDQVVDEVQGFFEVHHRLGTHPGGIHVELTGENVTECLGGAQEISDTDLAGRYETACDPRLNTQQSLELAFLIAEMLRN; encoded by the coding sequence ATGCGGGAGCGGTTGGACGCTGCGCTCTCGAGGCCGGCGGCGCAGCAGCCCGCCTGGCCGGACCCGTCGGCGGTGACCGACGCGCGGACGGTGCTCGAGCACGTCCCACCGATCACCGTCCCGGCCGAGATCGACCGGCTGCGCGGCCAGCTCGCCGCGGTGGCCCGCGGGGAGGCGTTCCTGCTGCAGGGCGGGGACTGCGCGGAGACCTTCGCCGACAACACCGAGCCGCACCTGCGCGGCAACATCCGCACGCTGCTGCAGATGGCGGTGGTGCTGACCTACGGCGCCTCGACCCCCGTCGTCAAGATCGGACGCATCGCCGGGCAGTACGCCAAGCCGCGGTCCTCCGACGTCGACGCGTTCGGCCTGCCGTCCTACCGCGGGGACATGGTCAACTCGCTGGCCGGCAACGCCGAGCTCCGCATCCCCGACCCGGGCCGCATGATCCGCGCCTACGCCAACGCCTCGGCGGCGATGAACCTGACCCGGGCGCTGACCTCGGGCGGGATGGCCGACCTGCACGAGGTCCACGACTGGAACCGCGAGTTCGTCGCGAACTCCGCCGCCGGCGAGCGCTACGAGGCCGTCGCCGCCGAGATCGACCGGGCGCTGCGGTTCATGTCCGCGTGCGGGGTCACCGACCACTCGCTGCACTCCACCGAGATCTACGCCAGCCACGAGGCGCTGGTGCTGGACTACGAGCGGGCCCTGCTGCGCCTGGACTCCACCCGTCGCGGCGACGACGACCCGCGGCTCTTCTCCCTGGGCGCGCACTTCCTGTGGATCGGGGAACGGACCCGCGCCCTCGACGGCGCCCACATCGCCTTCGCCGAGCTGCTGGCCAACCCGATCGGGCTCAAGATCGGCCCGGGCACCACCCCGGAGCAGGCCGTGGAGTACGTCGAGCGGCTCGACCCGAACCACGAGCCCGGCCGGCTCACCCTGATCTCCCGGATGGGCGCGGGCAAGGTCCGCGAGGTGCTGCCGGGGATCGTGGAGAAGGTCACCGCCTCCGGGCACCAGGTGATCTGGCAGTGCGACCCGATGCACGGCAACACCTACGAGGCCACCACCGGGTTCAAGACGCGGCACTTCGACCAGGTCGTCGACGAGGTCCAGGGCTTCTTCGAGGTCCACCACCGCCTGGGCACCCACCCCGGCGGCATCCACGTCGAGCTCACCGGGGAGAACGTCACCGAGTGCCTCGGCGGCGCCCAGGAGATCTCCGACACCGACCTCGCCGGCCGCTACGAGACCGCCTGCGACCCCCGCCTGAACACCCAGCAGTCCCTCGAACTCGCCTTCCTCATCGCGGAGATGCTGCGGAACTAG
- a CDS encoding phytoene/squalene synthase family protein: MTTGTAAPPRGAAAELDAAGITTPALRGAYARCRALNAEHGRTYFLATRLLTPAQRPAIHALYGFARMADDVVDAPGAATVAEVVARIEEIRARMRVALSGERDVLTDEPVVAALAHTVERYAIDHRYFEDFMDSMAMDLTVTDYPTFDDLAVYVHGSAAVIGLQVLPVLGTVVPRAEAEPSAAALGVAFQITNFLRDVGEDLDRGRIYLPADELAAFGVDRELLTWCRERRYTDPRVRRAIAHLVARTRAIYRRADAGIALLDPVSRPCVRTAAVLYGGILDEIVAADYDVLAHRVVVGNARRAAVAGPGLLRAVAARHRPGVRRRTR, from the coding sequence ATGACGACGGGTACGGCCGCCCCGCCGCGCGGGGCGGCGGCGGAGCTGGACGCCGCGGGGATCACCACGCCCGCCCTGCGGGGCGCCTACGCCCGGTGCCGGGCCCTGAACGCCGAGCACGGCCGGACGTACTTCCTGGCCACCCGGCTGCTCACCCCGGCCCAGCGGCCGGCGATCCACGCGCTGTACGGCTTCGCGCGGATGGCCGACGACGTGGTCGACGCCCCCGGCGCGGCCACGGTCGCCGAGGTCGTGGCCCGGATCGAGGAGATCCGGGCGCGGATGCGGGTGGCCCTGTCCGGCGAGCGCGACGTCCTCACCGACGAACCGGTCGTCGCCGCCCTGGCCCACACCGTCGAGCGCTACGCCATCGACCACCGGTACTTCGAGGACTTCATGGACTCGATGGCGATGGACCTGACGGTCACCGACTACCCGACGTTCGACGACCTCGCGGTGTACGTGCACGGGTCGGCCGCCGTGATCGGGCTGCAGGTCCTGCCGGTCCTGGGCACGGTGGTCCCGCGCGCGGAGGCCGAGCCGTCGGCGGCGGCCCTCGGCGTGGCCTTCCAGATCACGAACTTCCTGCGCGACGTCGGGGAGGACCTCGACCGGGGCCGCATCTACCTGCCCGCCGACGAGCTGGCCGCGTTCGGCGTGGACCGCGAGCTCCTCACCTGGTGCCGGGAGCGGCGGTACACCGACCCGCGGGTGCGGCGCGCGATCGCGCACCTCGTCGCCCGGACCCGGGCGATCTACCGGCGCGCCGACGCGGGGATCGCCCTGCTCGACCCGGTCTCGCGGCCCTGCGTGCGTACCGCGGCGGTGCTCTACGGCGGGATCCTCGACGAGATCGTCGCGGCGGACTACGACGTGCTCGCCCACCGGGTGGTCGTCGGCAACGCCCGTCGGGCCGCCGTCGCGGGCCCGGGGCTGCTGCGCGCGGTCGCCGCCCGCCACCGCCCCGGGGTCCGTCGCCGCACCCGATGA
- a CDS encoding protein kinase domain-containing protein: MPRDTAPGTVRTVLDGRYRVGEVIARGGMSTVHRGTDLRLDRPVAVKIMEPSLASDPVFVRRFEREARAAARLSHPGIVAVHDQGRHSDGTIFLVLELVEGGTLRDVIREQVRLAPATALTVVEQVLAALSVAHRMGMVHRDVKPENVLVSTTGVLKVADFGLVAAAWDGAADGSLDTGGSTSDDLILGTAAYLAPEQVQHGRTDERSDVYAAGVMLFELLTGVPPHDGDTALSVAYRHVNVDVPAPSTRAPGIPRALDRLVVDATRRDPDDRVESAAAFLEQARRARRAEGLPFAPVGPPQRRRTAAAPPPHTGTRVFTGPTPRAPVDDPPPAPEPEPEEEPDPPSRSDRNTDVVDRVERHARRRDRIRSRRVFVAWVLAVIAVSVGSGIVGWGLGTP; encoded by the coding sequence ATGCCGCGCGACACCGCCCCGGGGACCGTCCGCACGGTGCTCGACGGGCGCTACCGGGTCGGCGAGGTGATCGCGCGCGGCGGGATGTCGACCGTGCACCGGGGCACCGACCTGCGCCTCGACCGGCCGGTCGCCGTGAAGATCATGGAGCCGTCCCTGGCGTCCGACCCGGTCTTCGTGCGCCGCTTCGAACGCGAGGCCCGCGCGGCCGCCCGGCTGAGCCACCCCGGGATCGTCGCGGTGCACGACCAGGGCCGGCACTCCGACGGCACGATCTTCCTGGTCCTCGAGCTGGTCGAGGGCGGGACGCTGCGCGACGTGATCCGCGAGCAGGTCCGACTCGCGCCGGCGACCGCCCTCACCGTGGTGGAGCAGGTGCTCGCGGCGCTGTCGGTGGCGCACCGGATGGGCATGGTGCACCGCGACGTGAAGCCGGAGAACGTGCTCGTGTCGACCACCGGAGTGCTCAAGGTCGCCGACTTCGGGCTGGTCGCCGCCGCGTGGGACGGCGCCGCCGACGGCTCGCTCGACACGGGCGGCTCCACCTCCGACGACCTCATCCTCGGCACCGCCGCCTACCTCGCCCCCGAGCAGGTCCAGCACGGCCGCACCGACGAGCGCAGCGACGTGTACGCCGCCGGGGTGATGCTGTTCGAGCTGCTCACGGGCGTGCCGCCGCACGACGGGGACACCGCGCTCTCCGTCGCCTACCGGCACGTGAACGTCGACGTGCCCGCCCCGTCCACCCGCGCGCCGGGGATCCCGCGGGCCCTGGACCGGCTCGTCGTCGACGCCACCCGCCGGGACCCCGACGACCGCGTGGAGAGCGCCGCCGCCTTCCTCGAGCAGGCCCGCCGGGCGCGCCGGGCGGAGGGCCTGCCGTTCGCCCCGGTCGGTCCGCCGCAACGGCGCCGGACCGCCGCCGCTCCCCCGCCGCACACCGGCACCCGTGTCTTCACCGGCCCCACGCCGCGCGCCCCCGTCGACGACCCGCCGCCCGCGCCCGAGCCCGAGCCCGAGGAGGAGCCGGACCCGCCGTCGAGGAGCGACCGCAACACCGACGTGGTGGACCGCGTGGAGCGGCACGCCCGCCGTCGGGACCGCATCCGGTCCCGACGGGTCTTCGTCGCGTGGGTGCTGGCCGTGATCGCCGTCAGTGTCGGCTCGGGGATCGTCGGCTGGGGTCTGGGGACCCCCTAG
- the crtI gene encoding phytoene desaturase family protein, with translation MAGGNHVVVVGAGLGGLTAALHLRGAGREVTVVERDPFAGGRAGRIDLPDGRGGAFRLDTGPSVITMPDLLEEPLTAVGEKLGDRLDLVRLDPAYHARFADGSELRVHTDGDAMEQEIRERVSARDADGYRRLRAWLTELYGVQMATFIDANFDSPLDVLSPDLVRLGLLGGFGRLGPRIAKFIDDERLRRIFSFQALYAGVPPAKALAAYAVIAYMDTIAGVYFPKGGVRALPQAYADAAVSAGVTFRYGTTVTGLTRSGSRVTAVETDDGSIPADAVVLTPDLPVVHRMLGRTPRRAVPLRWSPSAYVVHLGLDRPMTDLGHHTISFGDAWASTFDEIITDGRLMSDPSLLITRPTATDPTLAPAGGDYVSVLAPCPNQDTAPDLDWDRVGPRYRDELLGVLAGRGIDLGDHVVAEHRISPADWAGMGMAAGTPFSAAHTFAQTGPFRSSNRIRGVENAFLAGCGTTPGVGVPTVVVSGKLAAERVATLGRS, from the coding sequence ATGGCGGGCGGGAATCACGTCGTCGTCGTGGGCGCCGGCCTCGGCGGGCTCACCGCGGCGCTGCACCTGCGCGGCGCGGGCCGCGAGGTCACCGTGGTCGAGCGCGACCCCTTCGCCGGCGGTCGCGCCGGGCGGATCGATCTTCCCGACGGCAGGGGTGGGGCCTTCCGGCTCGACACCGGCCCGTCGGTCATCACGATGCCCGACCTGCTCGAGGAACCGCTGACCGCCGTCGGCGAGAAGCTGGGCGACCGGCTCGACCTGGTTCGCCTCGACCCCGCCTACCACGCCCGGTTCGCCGACGGGTCGGAGCTGCGGGTCCACACCGACGGTGACGCCATGGAGCAGGAGATCCGGGAGCGGGTCTCGGCCCGCGACGCCGACGGCTACCGGCGGCTGCGCGCGTGGCTGACGGAGCTCTACGGCGTCCAGATGGCCACGTTCATCGACGCCAACTTCGACTCCCCGCTCGACGTCCTCTCCCCCGATCTCGTCCGCCTCGGCCTGCTCGGTGGCTTCGGGCGGCTCGGCCCGCGGATCGCGAAGTTCATCGACGACGAGCGCCTGCGCCGCATCTTCTCCTTCCAGGCCCTCTACGCCGGGGTGCCGCCGGCCAAGGCGCTGGCCGCCTACGCGGTGATCGCCTACATGGACACGATCGCCGGGGTCTACTTCCCGAAGGGCGGGGTGCGCGCGCTGCCGCAGGCCTACGCCGACGCCGCGGTCTCGGCCGGCGTGACGTTCCGGTACGGCACCACCGTCACCGGCCTGACCCGCAGCGGGTCGCGGGTCACCGCCGTCGAGACCGACGACGGGTCGATCCCGGCGGACGCCGTGGTGCTCACCCCCGACCTCCCCGTCGTCCACCGCATGCTCGGCCGCACCCCGCGACGCGCGGTACCGCTGCGCTGGTCGCCGTCGGCGTACGTCGTCCACCTCGGGCTCGACCGGCCGATGACCGACCTCGGCCACCACACGATCTCCTTCGGCGACGCCTGGGCGTCGACCTTCGACGAGATCATCACCGACGGCCGGCTGATGTCCGACCCGTCGTTGCTGATCACCCGGCCGACCGCCACGGACCCGACGCTCGCCCCCGCCGGCGGCGACTACGTCTCGGTGCTGGCGCCCTGCCCGAACCAGGACACCGCCCCCGACCTCGACTGGGACCGGGTGGGCCCGCGCTACCGCGACGAGCTGCTCGGCGTCCTCGCCGGCCGCGGGATCGACCTCGGGGACCACGTCGTCGCCGAGCACCGCATCTCCCCCGCCGACTGGGCCGGGATGGGGATGGCCGCCGGCACCCCGTTCTCCGCGGCGCACACGTTCGCGCAGACCGGCCCGTTCCGGTCGAGCAACCGGATCCGCGGCGTCGAGAACGCCTTCCTCGCGGGATGCGGCACGACGCCCGGCGTCGGCGTCCCCACGGTGGTCGTCTCGGGCAAGCTCGCGGCCGAGCGGGTCGCCACGCTCGGCCGTTCATGA
- a CDS encoding nitroreductase family deazaflavin-dependent oxidoreductase, whose protein sequence is MSEQVETNATDWVREQIEQIERTGTTEGITVKGSPIILMTLRGAKTGKLRHTPVMRVEHDGDYAIVASKGGADEHPTWYHNIVANPEFPIQDGRETKTYRARIVEGEERAQWWERAVAAYPSYADYQEATDREIPVFVAEPV, encoded by the coding sequence ATGAGCGAGCAGGTGGAGACGAACGCGACCGACTGGGTGCGCGAGCAGATCGAGCAGATCGAGCGCACCGGGACGACCGAGGGGATCACGGTCAAGGGGTCGCCGATCATCCTGATGACCCTCCGCGGGGCGAAGACCGGCAAGCTGCGGCACACCCCCGTGATGCGGGTGGAGCACGACGGCGACTACGCGATCGTCGCGTCCAAGGGCGGGGCGGACGAGCACCCGACCTGGTACCACAACATCGTCGCGAACCCGGAGTTCCCGATCCAGGACGGCCGGGAGACGAAGACCTACCGCGCCCGGATCGTCGAGGGCGAGGAGCGCGCGCAGTGGTGGGAGCGGGCCGTCGCGGCCTACCCGTCGTACGCCGACTACCAGGAGGCCACCGACCGCGAGATCCCCGTGTTCGTGGCCGAGCCCGTCTAG
- a CDS encoding helix-turn-helix domain-containing protein: protein MTAALTALVGREIEALTLAEAGERLGVPRTRVSQMIKQGQLLGVREGDKWIVPAAFLVDSGVVKGLPGLITLLRDGGFTDAEILRWLFQEDPTLPGAPVEALRSDRGGEVKRRAQAMAF, encoded by the coding sequence ATGACCGCCGCACTGACCGCTCTCGTGGGCCGAGAGATCGAAGCCCTCACCCTCGCCGAGGCCGGCGAGCGACTCGGCGTGCCCCGCACCCGCGTCAGCCAGATGATCAAGCAGGGCCAGCTCCTCGGCGTCCGCGAGGGCGACAAGTGGATCGTCCCGGCCGCCTTCCTCGTCGACTCCGGGGTGGTGAAGGGCCTGCCCGGCCTCATCACGCTGCTGCGCGACGGCGGGTTCACCGACGCCGAGATCCTCCGGTGGCTCTTCCAGGAGGACCCGACGCTGCCCGGCGCGCCCGTCGAGGCGCTGCGCTCGGACCGCGGCGGGGAGGTCAAGCGCCGCGCGCAGGCGATGGCTTTCTGA
- a CDS encoding alpha/beta fold hydrolase has protein sequence MPVMPGAEPFSADPEGAEIGVVLSHGFTGSPQSMRPWGEHLAAEGIAVRGPRLPGHGTRWRDMQATRWPDWYGEISRAVDELLERYRSVFVFGLSMGGTLTLRVAEEYGDAITGICLVNPSVTTLRRDAAFARYLARLWPWAPGVANDVAKPGVTELGYDRVPLKAFVSLTELWALVRDDLPRVTSPVLLYRSTADHVVEPVNARLVLDGVSATDVTEVVLHDSYHVATLDHDAPRIFAGSTEFARRLHATRAEAGNPA, from the coding sequence GTGCCGGTGATGCCGGGGGCGGAGCCCTTCTCCGCCGATCCCGAGGGCGCCGAGATCGGCGTGGTGCTCTCGCACGGGTTCACGGGGTCCCCGCAGAGCATGCGCCCCTGGGGCGAGCACCTCGCGGCCGAGGGGATCGCGGTGCGCGGCCCGCGGCTGCCCGGGCACGGGACCCGGTGGCGCGACATGCAGGCGACCCGCTGGCCGGACTGGTACGGCGAGATCTCCCGGGCCGTCGACGAGCTGCTGGAGCGGTACCGCTCCGTGTTCGTCTTCGGGCTCTCGATGGGCGGCACGCTGACGCTGCGCGTGGCCGAGGAGTACGGCGACGCGATCACCGGGATCTGCCTGGTCAACCCGTCGGTGACCACCCTGCGCCGGGACGCCGCCTTCGCCCGCTACCTGGCCCGGCTGTGGCCCTGGGCGCCCGGGGTGGCCAACGACGTCGCGAAGCCCGGCGTCACCGAGCTCGGCTACGACCGGGTGCCGCTGAAGGCGTTCGTGTCGCTCACCGAGCTCTGGGCCCTCGTCCGCGACGATCTCCCCCGCGTGACCAGCCCGGTCCTGCTCTACCGCTCCACGGCCGACCACGTCGTGGAACCGGTGAACGCCCGCCTGGTGCTCGACGGGGTCTCGGCCACCGACGTCACCGAGGTCGTCCTGCACGACAGCTACCACGTGGCCACGCTCGACCACGACGCCCCGAGGATCTTCGCCGGCAGCACCGAGTTCGCCCGCCGGCTGCACGCCACCCGCGCCGAAGCAGGGAACCCCGCA
- a CDS encoding 1-acyl-sn-glycerol-3-phosphate acyltransferase — translation MLYWLMKWVFMGPLMRAAFRPEVRGADHLPRTGGALVASNHLAVLDSFVLPLMVPRRMAFPAKAEYFTTPGPVGTLQRWFFTGMGQVPIERGNGRAARAALDTGIRVLREGRLFGIYPEGTRSPDGRLYKGRTGVARMALEAGVPVVPVAMIGTDRANPVGSRFWRPVKITIAIGRPLDFSRYAGIADDRQVERAITDEVMDAILALSGQEYVDVYASKAKESAGDAEAA, via the coding sequence GTGCTCTACTGGTTGATGAAGTGGGTCTTCATGGGCCCGCTGATGCGGGCGGCGTTCCGGCCGGAGGTCCGCGGGGCGGACCACCTGCCGCGTACGGGCGGGGCCCTGGTCGCGTCGAACCACCTCGCGGTGCTCGACTCCTTCGTCCTCCCGCTCATGGTGCCGCGGCGGATGGCCTTCCCGGCCAAGGCGGAGTACTTCACGACGCCGGGTCCGGTCGGCACCCTGCAGCGCTGGTTCTTCACCGGCATGGGCCAGGTCCCCATCGAGCGCGGCAACGGCCGTGCCGCCCGTGCCGCCCTCGACACCGGCATCCGGGTGCTGCGGGAGGGACGGCTGTTCGGGATCTACCCCGAGGGCACCCGCTCGCCCGACGGCCGGCTCTACAAGGGCCGCACCGGCGTCGCCCGCATGGCGCTCGAGGCCGGGGTGCCGGTGGTGCCGGTGGCCATGATCGGCACCGACCGCGCGAACCCGGTCGGCTCCCGCTTCTGGCGCCCGGTGAAGATCACGATCGCGATCGGCCGCCCGCTCGACTTCTCCCGTTACGCCGGCATCGCCGACGACCGTCAGGTGGAGCGGGCCATCACCGACGAGGTCATGGACGCCATCCTGGCGCTCTCCGGGCAGGAGTACGTGGACGTCTACGCGTCGAAGGCCAAGGAGAGCGCGGGGGACGCGGAGGCCGCCTGA